In Labrus bergylta chromosome 5, fLabBer1.1, whole genome shotgun sequence, the genomic window agcatcagAACCACACAACAGACTCGCTGAAACTTTGTCATGTTTGTCCATAATAGACTGCTGTAGTTGTCATGAATCGATCCTCATGTTTTACAGCGTAATGATACAGTGCACATGTACTTTGACGGCAGCGTTGGCTCCTCTGTGCTCTCTTGTGTCACCAAAATGACAGCGGCCTCTttgttcagagttttttttttaggggaaGGGAAAGCAGTGCCGTTGTGGTCGCAGCCAAAAGAGGCGTAATGACCGAACGCTGTCATTTTGGGGTGCGGAGCCAAACGAGCAGCCAATAACACTGCGAGTTACATCACCCGGCTCTGTGAGGCTGGCACCGCCTGTGGCTGAAATGCACCATGGGAGATGGGCCGCTGATGCTGACGTTTAGATGTGATATTCTGGGTGTTTAACAGTTATTTTTACAGTATCTCAAATGTTCTCAGGAAGGAAATCAATCAACACTAAACAGATGGTTTTATCAGGATTTTTCTCCCACAAATGTTACACAATGTTAcaatttttaaagttattactTAATAATGTCCTAgagttatgttatcatctgaaaTATCATTGACGTaagcataaaaaacacattatatatATTTGACATCTCGTGAttcttctgttattttttaaacttgtgaCAAAAATTGCAGCTGAGACCAAATAAAGCCAAGGTCAGAAGGATTCCCTTTCTCAGGGTGACTCCTGCTTTCCATCGACTATCTCCATCGATCAGTTTATTTCTGGTAAAGCTCGCCCTGGGAGCACTGATGTCACTTCAGTGTTGTGACAAACTCCTTAAACGTTAAGATggatgtcctttttttttttttttttttttttttttaacaacttatGCTAACGTGTGTCTTCTACGGTGAAGAAGTAAGTCTTCTTTTGGCTTCAGTTTGGGATCCAACACTCATTTTTAAGAGTCTGAAACCTGCATTAACATTTCTGGCAGAAGTTCGGTGAGAACTAACAGACGAGAAAACAGACAGCGCGCATCAAGAGACTCTTTACTGTTAGGACAAAGACGAGCATCAGCTGCAGAATCCTAATCAGAAGAACCAGAGGAAAAAGTGAACCATCATGATGGGCCTCAATGTTTAAGAGATTTCAGTGCCAGGGCTCTGAGAACTCATCATCAAAGACATCAGTTAAAACTTCACCATTCTGCTTCTGTATGAAAAAGTGTTTGAGTATGATGTGAATATCAATGGTTTCGTTTCTCCCCACTCAGCTGTCGGGCCTGCTGGTTCTGGCAGTGGGACTGTGGCTCAGGTTCGATCCAGAGACGGTGGAGCTTCTGACAGGTGATGGAGCCCCGGACACCTTTTTCATTGGTACGTCACAGTTTGTACAACCTCCAATCACACTTTTATTCATTTACCTTGTActttaattgaatttaaattGCATTTCAATGTATTTACGTGTGATAAACCGCGTGACTGACTTCATTTGTTGAAATAATTTAACTAACTCTAAATATGTAGCTTACTGACTTGATGACTGAATATGTATCTCTGGATCAAAAgtgaagctcctgtgaggaacttacaggttgtgtggattttggcgaCCCCTCTGAACGAAGCAgggcgtttttttttcttatcctgAAAATGTGAAAGTAGTGATTGTGCGCCGGATGTTGCATGAATACACTATatgcactgactccagtcacagtatataaacatcactTCCCCCTCCCATTGGTTTGAGATGAATTCTCCTGAGAATATCCTGCAGCGTTCTCACATCATGTCACTctgaaaaaaatactagggaGTCTAGCAGGTGAAATCTGagtaaaaaatgtggctgtttgcattcacacctaaagctcctcctggaaatatcaggagttattcaggagttttctgcaagtgtgaaagccctaatattttattcacttatttattttcattaatcgctagtttttcaaagtgttcagaaTGTGATAGTGTTGAAGATTGAAAAATGCATGTGATCGAGATGTTGCAAAATCAAACAATGATCGTGTTTAACAATCCTGATGGCAACAATATCAACCAAAATATTCGTGATTAGGATTTTTTTCAAGGAGCCTTAGCTTTGAGAAGTCACACGTTTTAAGCTTAATATTGATTTATAGTTTTAAAATGCGacataggccggatctttgtaacatagcaataagtaaggtcttttacctgctttttgtaacataacaatgagtaaggtattttacctgctttttgtaaagtgtcttgagataacacttgttatgagttgacgctatacaaataaaattgaattgaattgaattgaattcatTTCCGTTTAAAGCCAAAAATTGGAAAACAGCGTGAAAAAACTTGATTGAACAAGTATCAAATAAGAGACTGTGAGGGATACATGTGTTTTTGCTGCACAATAAGACTAATTTCTATGGTGGCTGACCAGGGAAATCACTTAAACCATTTACATTACATGTCTTTAAATACATAATCAATGCCAATTCAGAAACGttcaaaagtccaaaacaaatgcaatgcTGACAACAGGATgcaactgaaataaaaaaaacctgtatttACCGCCGACACACTGCAAGGACATACAATGCATACACAGTAAGGAACACTTATGCATGTGTTTTTGAGTTTGCGCTGTTTCTGaatttgctgcatgttttttttttaattagcacTGTGTTTAAGCCGTTACAGCTGTAACCGTACAGCTCTGTGTGTAAAACAACTTAAACTCACAAAAATGAGGAACACAGTGTGGCACCACTTTTCCTGCTTGATGATGGTATCAGTTTTATGGTGCACTCACTGCGATAACCGTTTAACAAACCCTCGTTAGCTTCCCCGGGGGATTCCCAAACAGCAGTTTAACCGGAGCAGCTCTGAGAGGCAGCAGGTGCTACTGAGCAGTAATGAACGCTTAACGCTTCATTTTACTCTGAAAGCATTGTGAGCTTTCATAACTACTTCCTCCGCAAAGTGGCTTTACACATCACTTTCATCCTCAACTATTTATTGGCCCATTTCATATCCTTAAAGTGACGAATAGTGCTACGTGCTGAGAGGAAGTGAGTAGGACATTAGTGAAAGGCACTGTTAATGGAAACACTTTAGTTTATGGGTTGTGGAGAGAAATTATCATGTTCACAAAAAtcaatgttattttttctttgactAGACAATTACTATCGATCTActataggacagtggatcgaTCAATGCGAGAGCGAGAACCACACGCTTTAAGTGACGAACATGAaactctctttcctctctgaaGTTCtggttctctttttttgtttgagaaaGGTTTCATATCTGGAAACATTTATTATTGATTTCATGATACAGGAACTCGTGACATATGATCTTAGGCTACGTGTTTTTGGATCATGGTgtcaggaagggggggggggggggggcacaggtGTGGACCCAGTGGTGTCTTAAAGTTAGGATAGCCAAGCGAAAGAttggagaggagaaaaataaacaagtagTATAGAGCCAAAACAAGCTGACTAAACTAAATAATGCACCGAATATAAGACACTAAACCACCACACAGCTGACTCGAACCTAAATTGTTCAGGAGACCCAGAAAACAGCAAAGGCTGCCAGGGAGGCCTTAAAAGTTAATGGAAGAGGAGTAGAAAAAGTTACACTCTGAGAGACTGCCATAGAGAGCAAATACACagaatggtgttttttttgtgtttaagacGAGATAAAAcacagggagaacctctcactacctctgaaggcgagataatgagtcagcacagagcactggagACCCCGAGAATATATAAACTCCCCACACCTGAGCTGAATCAGAGCCAATCAGTCACTCACACACCTGAGCTGAATCAGAGCCAATCAGTCACTCACACACCTGAGCTGAAGCAGAGCCAATCAGTCACTCACACACCTGAGCTGAAGCtgaattcatttttaatgaaggattaaataaatacatccattaggcagaggtgtaaagagtactaatatattctactcaagtaaaagttaCTTTAATGAAATTTTACTaaagtacaagtaaaagtacctgtttaaaaatgtactcaagtaaaagtaaaaagtaactcgtttaaaatgtactttaagtaaaagttacttagtgacttttttttaacaacgcgTCTCTCGTGTGTCGTgaaaaaggacgagaggatattaatctcaaagttttttttcattaaaggcaaagtttatcttttcagataaacattttcttttctacccctttgacaaaaacaaaatataaataatggatACATATTCAAGGCTtatgttcaagtaatcagctgttttatgaagggaaatgtttaaactatttaagaaaatactaaaagggtctttgtctcaatcataaacagtgtaaagattaatattttagtgtttttagttttgttattcttagtctcaaatgcagcctcaaaggctgatgtagctgcaactaaacctgagatgaaagataatccatttattgttctaaaatgagcctttatgatcttaaatattaaatgtcttagtcactgtttgtttacctattaGCTACTGAAGCGTCTGACTGAgtctgtttggtttgaagtatttattttcacacatctgagatgttttaagttgcagcagcttataacacccaacttcctcatacgtctgcttcaaaataaaagcacatcacagagatgtcaataagggacttttattgtgaaaaactttccagaaactaaatgtgtttatatctCGGAGCTGCAGTGGCGATTGTAGTCAAGAACGCTGCAGTGAGAAAAGCATCCTCAGCCACTTCTTCGCCCGAGAGTAAGAACCACAGCCAATTTCTTTGAATCATCTTGGACTCAAGACAACcagacatcagtttataaacaccttcagcagaTAAACCCACAGTAGAGAGGAACTNNNNNNNNNNNNNNNNNNNNNNNNNNNNNNNNNNNNNNNNNNNNNNNNNNNNNNNNNNNNNNNNNNNNNNNNNNNNNNNNNNNNNNNNNNNNNNNNNNNNNNNNNNNNNNNNNNNNNNNNNNNNNNNNNNNNNNNNNNNNNNNNNNNNNNNNNNNNNNNNNNNNNNNNNNNNNNNNNNNNNNNNNNNNNNNNNNNNNNNNtctctctctctctgtctctctctctctctctctctgtctttctctctgtctctctttctctctctctttctctctctctcctctctctctctctctgtctctctctctctctctctctgtctttctctctgtctctctctctctctctctctctcagtctttctctctgtctctctctctctctctctctctgtctctctctctctctctctctctctctatgtaaATTAATTTGTTACTTTACACCTCTGCCATTAGGACAAATACAACGAAACTAAAACATAGTACCAAATCGTTAATTTTCCTAACTAAACAATTCCAACAAAACCACAAAGCAGCTCAAAATTTGACTTTCACTGAAGAACTCAAAACGAAGACGACGCTAGATTGAATTTAATGTCACAACGTTATGAAATAAGAGACTTGTGAGAGATCGATTGTGTTTGTGGGGATTCTGAACCTTTtggagtaaaaaataaaacattgagcTGTACATAATCCTgcaactataaataaacaaatgaattactctgagaggaaaataaaacaaacaaagcaataaaGGTAACAATAATCGTCGTAGATGaaaaacatgcatacacacatttatctTAACTTGTAAAGCCTTCacgtttatttaaaaacacctcATAAAGCTGTTATTGTACACACagtaacaacagaaaataaatacgAGATTGTATTTGGGCCTGGTCTCCCAACAAAGGCTTAGGACTTCTTCTAGGAGTTCTGattcaaaagtaaaaacattttttaaatctgttccTCTCCCTTGTACAGTATGGGAAagttttgtttcagtttgacattttcaacacaGATGTCATTCAGCTGCTTCATTCTCTTAGAAGGACAATATCAAAACAGCTTTGATTATTGGGTGAGCTTTTCCCTCGACGACTTCACACCATTTTCCGAATACAGCTgcaattttcaaactttttgaatgCATTCAAACTGTTCTCTGACGTCCCACAGACGGATCTGTTTCCCACAGGAAGTAGTCCGTTGTCTTTTTAACTTGTGAGGAACTTGTTGTCCTCTTGCAGTGAGATCTGAATTTAACACACAGCAGGTGATTAAAGGGAATAGTAGAAAAAGACAATCAGGCTTCAGTTTGGAGCAGGACTCCATACAATaggccctctctctctctcgctcgctgtCCCTGCGTAGGAGGAGATGATGAGAATAAAGCCTATTCTTGTTGCTCCGGTTAGACCATGACCTAAAATGGTGACTTCACTTCATCAGCTCTCTGCTGAGCTTCCATGGAACTGACTGCACCCCCTCCTCCTGACAGCAGGTTGGGTGGGGCAGGTGACAGCAGCAGCGATGATACTGAGCCATGCAGACCATACTTGCAAAATCAGTAGCTTGTATGACTATAGGGAAGAAAAGCACAGTTTAAACATTATTAAGTCAGTGCTGCTCTGAAtcattgtttttatctttattttagcATGAAATATCCGCCGAGACAAAGATCTGTGCAACAATGAAAGTAAAAGCAGAATAAAACGTGTAGATGAAAACACAGCAAAACTATTACATATGCATGAAAAACAAACGTATGTATTTCCTTCCAGAAGCTCAGGCTCTATcgctctttaaaaacacttacagATACCAGGATGTGCAGCAGTCATGAAGACAGACTTCTCTTTTATTCAGTCTCATCATATGATCTAAAGTGTCAGTGAGCAGAAACGGACTGAATGTTCTCACAGGTGTTTATGCAAAGAGCTGCAGGTGAGATAACGTTCATCGGTACATTTGAGATGCAAATATCATCAAGCTCACCTGAAGTTTCTACTGAAGCATGAACTTAAATAGCTCTCTGTACTGAAGTTAActacacacttcagcagcaaaTAATGTGCCTAAACTTCCACTATAATATCATCTGAAGGTCAACTCGTcaagcctcaggacccaccaccttCTCCTCTGTGAAAAATTGGGGCCCCGAATTTCTGACATTtgttgaccaatcagatttgtttACTGAAATTTttttgcagtttggacctcagtccGTAAAAAAAACGTGACAGAAGCAGGAAACcggacaaaacaaacatgtttaaaaagtgcttcaaatacttttttactCAAGTTTTTccagacacacattcaccacCCACTGAAAATGACTCCGCAACCCACCTCTGGGCCCCGACTCCCGACCCAGCGGTTGAGAACCGTTGATCTAAAGGGTACCATTGAAGAGGGAGATTTTATAGACAGACGATTTTTGTCTTTAATATCATGTTGATACTTCTTTATAGATTCAAATCCTCATAAAACGGGATTTCGAGGGTATCTAACTGCCGTGTCGTGATAGAATTATTCCCAAAATAGAAGGAGGGACATAATGATGGGATGAATTGGATTGGATCATTAACttcaacaaagctttttaattggtcGTAAAGAGATagtgagtgcaggatgagtcatcacacattttaaatggtTTACAGGAGGAGAGAATAAAGTTATTTTGATGTTAAAACACTCAGATGATGCTTTATTGAAATGTTGTGGCAGATgtataaatgaacatttaacacaggaatGCTGGATTTAAacaaggaaaatgtattttgtttgtattatGGGGACTTTAAGCTGTCCAGAAGTGCACAAAACTGACAGGAAATATTCATCTTGACCTGGAACAATGTTGAAATCCTGATTTTATAATTGCATCAGTGTCTTAAAGTCATTCAATGACAAGGCTCTGATCTTTAATCTGATGAATATTTGAAAGCAAAACAATGACGTGTGtctggagataaaaaaaaacatagttcaGCTGATGTGTCATTATCTCACATCGTCTTTGAATATTTACTTTGAAGGACGTAGTTCACAAAGTCTTCACACCGTTGAAGACTatcaaaaaacacttcatgttCATGAGTCCGACCTAgattacatttttcttctttggccCATCAGTCATCCCTtcaacacattttacacatatgATGCTATAGTTCAATTAATTCATCTTGTGGAGGGGTTGTGGTTCATCTTGTCGACAACGACTGATGAACACCTGAGTTGGTCGCAATGCACCAgctagtttaaaatgtttatattttgccATGTACAATAAAGGCATTTCATTCCATAAAAATCCTACAGTGTGCATTGGAGTGTCTTTTGCAGGGTAGTTGCAGTTTGCATGCCACCTCTTCACAAGATGGATTAACCATAGCAAACCGCACTCAGGGATCTGTGACTAGAAAGAACCAGCAGCGCTTCCACTCTTTTGTTTTCCTATGAtgcttgtagtttttctgttatCCTGCTAACAGACAAATAGCACCGAAAGCACAACTTCATTTGTGGCAACACTTATACAAAATGAATCGGAACAATCTACAATGAGTAACTGATCATAATGAatacacacaagaaaaaaaaagatgtaagatCTTTGTGCACAAGTGTTGCCCGGCCCTGCGGCAGCTCTCGTTGTTAGGCAACAACAACCCGCAGCAGATTACTGAGCGCAACAGCATCAGTTCTTTTGAATGTGTGAGAGCTACTGCAGAGGATCGATGATGGTCTTACAGTGGAGCCttagcaacaaaacaaacatgaacttAAGCCCCCTGAGCAGAGCGATGGAGCTGCCTACATGTACGTCTAGCAGCACGGGGACCGCGCAGAGAGAGGGACCAAAACGAGGCAGAGCGTCAGCATTCCCTACAGATTCATTACTTTCCATCCTGTCACCTTTCTTCCTTGTAAACAGCTTTTATGTGCAAAGCTACGCTAGATAAAGAGAGaactttaaagacatttattaaCGTTTGCTACCAGCATGCACGTGGAGGCTGGATTAGGAGATGGAAAACATCACTACATAAAGCTCTGTGCCGACACTTTGTATATACACTTTTCTTTCTTGGCCTGTTACATTTTCCATTTCAAACCAAGACACTGCTTTGAAGCATGGTATCCCTCGCTTCCAGCAGCTCATCTTTACGTCCGCTTCTGTTCAGCAGCAGGAAAACAACAGcttgcacccccccccccccccccccccatgaggACTAATTAAATTGCTGCACTGGTTGCTGTCTATGTCACTGATTAGACCCTGAGCATGGACCTGGGGGACTTCTGCGGTGTTGGGTTACAGTGTAAGGGGCTCTGTAGTAGTGAGGGAGGGGAGCAGACAGGAGGGAAGGTGATGACATCGAGGCTCGTAGGGAGGTAAGGAGATGATGGGATGGGGGAGGATGTAGTCTTGTTCTGCAGCAATTAAGCAAGCCTCTGAAAATTAGAttttgcttctttcttttttttttttttttcaccggACAGATGGCGCGtgttttacagtttgacccTGCAGGAACATGGAGTCTGTCTGATTGGCTGAACGATCAGTTTGTGCAAAAATAGCAAGAAGAGCTCAGAGTTATGACATCGTGTGATACTTCTGTAGACTTTAGATGAAAGCTAAAgctggaaaataaatatttttttatgaaaactaAAAGACAGGTTATTTGTAATTTTAGATTGAACAACATGATAATTCATGAGGTCATTGGATGAAATAGAGGAAGAAATCAGGATTTTGTAGTGTTAGAATGAATATGTACTTTGACTGTTAGAATATTTACATGATGAACTACCAAGCAGCCattaacaacacacacacacacacacacacacacacacaaaataaattacCCTCTGCAGTACCTTCATGGCCCAGCGGGGGGGGGGCCAGAAGTTATTTGCATGCGTGGTGCAGTttccttctgtctttgtttcagtGACACGTGATGTCATCTAGCCATTCTGTTTTCTATCATTTCGATAGCATGTTAACGAGGTCTTGACGCacataaacaaatgaaatataagAGTGATAATGCATCAAAGGATGAAATCAGAGGCTTGTTTATCTGTATCTATTTTGGTTTCTTATTGTACCTCTGAGACATGTGAGGATGGGTGGGATTGGAAGGTTTCTGCAGAAAACAGCGCTGCATCAGATGGTCTCTTTGTGTATTTACTGTCAACAGTTacagtttttgctttgttttaaagaGCGCTTATCCAGCTTAAAACCAGCAGAATAGACCACTGACAACCATGCAGGTTTCATCTGACAGATACAACAAATACGGTTTGCACAATAAAATCAGGAGAGGTCTCTTTAAATTACATAAGGAAAACTATTTTTATGTCAAAGTATGGAGGTTGAGTTTTTTGAGTTTAAGGCACAGAGTCTGAGGAAAGAAGCTGCTCTGTAGTCTGCAGCAGATATTTCTGTATCACTTGCCAGATGGCAGGTGATGGTGGATATCATCCTTCAGTTTATCTGTTTGGCTCTATGAAGGCACCTCAAATGATTAGTTTTGTTTTATCACTCATTGATATACTGAGTGGAGGCAAAGAGACAAAGGAGAGCTATTTTAGAACAACCAAGAAAAAGTGGCAATAGTTTGTGTCAGAGATTCTCTTTGTGCTCAGACGTCTCTCATCTCGACTCGAAACTTTAAAATTCACAAATATCTGCCCTGAAGGTGGATGCTGATAATCAGAGTGAATTGTGGGAGGCGATTCAGAGGTTTCTGGCCAGTCGAGGAGTTTCCACCTACACTTTTCTTGtagtcaaacacacaacaacaagagcCTTTTTCAGAACAAAGGACATGAGAAGAGAACACAAGGAGTGGGGTGATGCTGCCACCCTGTGGAGGAGCTGTGAACTACAGTCATGTGACAGCTCCATGATTTGATTCTGGTCTTCATTGTCCATTTAGGTCTTTTAACACTAAACATTACTAGACTGTTGTATAGTTCATCAGCTGTTTTACTTCTACAGAGTGACACAGTTTAAAGTATTaatcttttcctctcttctccacTCAGCGGTGTACATCCTCCTCGGGGCAGGAGGGTTGATGATGATCGTCGGGTTCTTCGGCTGTTTTGGGGCCGTACGAGAGTCTCAGTGTCTTCTCTCGTCGGTGGGTACATGAATGAGCTGCCTATGACAGTATTCATtcacagttttgtgttttattgtttggaTACAAACTTCTTGTGGGGGGGGGAAGCCTGTTAGAATTTCTTTTCTATTTGGTACTAAttgtgaagacaaaaagagTTTGATTGGTGCACTCTCCATGAAGTCTTGTTAGTTTTGATTTACCTAGagcttttgtttctttcaaGGACACTTTCCATGGAAGAGGGAAACTTCAATTATCAGGAAATGTTTCACTAAATTGATTGCTTGGTCAATTGCTGTTTCCCAcagtcacacagacactttCAGTCTCAGTTTAAAGGTTTTAACAAGAAATAACTGAGCTAGAACGTGAAGTGTTACCTTCCTAAACTCCTCCCCCTAAACTTGGAGACAATAACACCTTTTTCTCTTCCCAAGTTCTTCGCCTGCCTCCTGATCATCTTTGGAGCAGAAATCGCAGCTGGTGTGTTTGGATTCTTAAATAAGGAACAGGTACAACTCTTaagtcattcatttaaaaataaataatgtttaaatgtttcctcGTAATCTGGAGAGGAATCCTCTAAATGACAGATTTGTTTGTCACCTTTTGCTCACAACAGATTGTTGAGGAAGTCCAAAAGTTTTACAGCAGCTCCATCTCTGACGTCTCCAACGCCAATGGCACTGCAATAGCTCTCCTTTACCACAAAACTGTAAGTACAATTCAGTTAAACTTGTTCATGGTTTAATTTTGTTATCTATTACTCATCATCACTCTTTTTCATGACAGCTGAACTGCTGTGGAGGATCCATGTCAGAAACCTCGACTGCTCTCTGTGCAGACTCTACTCCAGAGGACACACCGGTAACTACATGCGATACTTTATACACTGCTATGACACTTCATATCCACATGGTGGCAGTGTGGTGCTATTTTAAGATTCAAAGATTTGCTGCAATTCAGAGTTGAATCAGTCCTGATATataattgatgtttttttaatatgaaataGTTCACAGCAGGACGTTGTGAATCATTTCGTTTCCTAATGAAATCCTAACTGCTGTGTTTTAGGACTGTCTCACTGCTATAACAGACTTCTTCAATGAGAAGCTGCACATCATCGGATTCATTGGGATTGGAATCGCAGGAGTCATGGTGAGATTTGTCACAACTTTAAATTGAATTCACGGTCATTTTTTTGACCATTTATCTTTGCTCTCATTTGTCTTATGATACTGATTTGACTCTAACGTTTTCCAAATGGTGTTTGCTTTCAGATCGTTGGCATGTTCCTCAGCATGTTCCTGTGTTGTGCCATCAGGAATAACAGGGAGGTTATATAGTCGATTAGCACCCTTCGCCTCTTCCATCCCATTCCCACCAGCCAATAAGCCCACTACACCCTCCTGCATCCCTTCAGAATCAACCCCGTCTGCAAGAGAAGGGACACACCAAAGTtacatttcactttcatttctcACAGTCCAGAGTGAGCTGGTGGGGGATttccttaaaaaagaaagaagatttCATCCGTCTACAGGTCAAATTCAACACGATACGCTGgatcgtttcttttttttctcccccactccacaggccctgaaaaagTTAACCCTCTGCTCTTTTTCATAACACTCGCTCTGCTTTTGGCACAACTCTGTTACAGTCCTCCGTTACAACATCTTTCTGTTCACTGCAACTCCAACACGACTCAGAACATGGAGCCTTCTTTGACACGGGAATGTTGTGATTGAGGAGTAATGCTGTAAATACCAACACCTATGTTATGCACCTGCTCTTGACATTATTTATCGCTCTCTTTTGAAGTCATTTATTGGCCTTATCTTGTGTGCTTAAATGTTTGGAGGACTAGTCGACCTTTGCAGAGTGAGTTTCCATAA contains:
- the LOC109981714 gene encoding CD9 antigen — protein: MSKVQGGMKCVKYLLFVFNFIFWLSGLLVLAVGLWLRFDPETVELLTGDGAPDTFFIAVYILLGAGGLMMIVGFFGCFGAVRESQCLLSSFFACLLIIFGAEIAAGVFGFLNKEQIVEEVQKFYSSSISDVSNANGTAIALLYHKTLNCCGGSMSETSTALCADSTPEDTPDCLTAITDFFNEKLHIIGFIGIGIAGVMIVGMFLSMFLCCAIRNNREVI